One segment of Ignavibacteria bacterium DNA contains the following:
- the nusA gene encoding transcription termination factor NusA — protein MARRKVKQQVDNKKLIIEAFNEMAREKSIDRDLLQGIVEETLSAMVRKKYGLESNFDIIVNMEKGDIEIYLMREIVEEVENAELQISAEEYTEKTGEAPVIGDEYIEEITLENIADSFGRRLIAQAIQNLNQRIRDVEKDNIYEEYAKRVGEIIIGEIYQVRPNNVLVMHNKVEMRLPREEQIPTERLKKNQQVKAILKEVRRSGGATGLPDLILSRADDSYMARLFEQEIPEIYDGIIEIRAIAREPGERAKVAVTSFDERVDPVGACVGMKGIRIHSIVRELGNENIDIIEYTEDPRLFIARALSPAKVRDVQISQDGHQATVIVPDDQVSLAIGKQGQNVRLASKLTGYSLSLVKEGAEDIELIEFRDEIGRDVFDQLIQAGVDTAREFLEAEPAMLLAIAPKEKIVRIRTVMLEEFEERENQDYLVALDEAATAAELGEEAVEVAEDIAESYAEDTPEVYEPSEEEAPSDTEVVSEDGDEQAAE, from the coding sequence ATGGCACGCCGTAAGGTCAAACAACAGGTCGATAACAAGAAGCTCATCATCGAAGCCTTCAATGAGATGGCGCGTGAAAAGAGTATTGATCGCGACCTCTTGCAAGGCATCGTTGAAGAGACGTTGTCTGCGATGGTGCGTAAGAAGTATGGTTTGGAATCAAACTTCGACATCATCGTGAACATGGAGAAGGGTGACATCGAGATCTACCTCATGCGAGAGATCGTTGAGGAAGTAGAGAACGCCGAACTCCAGATCTCAGCAGAAGAGTACACCGAGAAGACGGGCGAAGCTCCGGTGATCGGCGATGAATACATCGAAGAGATCACGCTCGAGAACATCGCGGACTCCTTTGGTCGGCGCCTTATCGCACAGGCTATTCAGAATCTCAACCAGCGTATTCGCGACGTTGAGAAGGATAACATCTACGAAGAGTATGCCAAGCGTGTTGGTGAGATCATCATCGGCGAGATCTATCAAGTACGCCCGAACAATGTACTTGTGATGCACAACAAGGTTGAGATGCGCCTTCCTCGCGAAGAGCAGATCCCTACGGAGCGTCTCAAGAAGAATCAGCAAGTAAAGGCCATTCTCAAGGAAGTTCGTCGCTCCGGCGGCGCAACGGGTCTTCCGGACCTCATCCTTTCGCGTGCAGACGATTCCTACATGGCGCGTCTGTTCGAGCAAGAGATCCCCGAGATCTATGACGGCATCATTGAGATCCGTGCAATTGCACGTGAACCAGGTGAGCGCGCAAAGGTGGCGGTAACGTCATTCGATGAGCGTGTGGATCCGGTTGGCGCTTGCGTCGGTATGAAGGGTATTCGTATCCATTCTATCGTGCGTGAACTTGGAAACGAGAACATCGACATCATCGAATACACGGAAGATCCGCGTCTGTTCATTGCTCGTGCGCTTTCGCCGGCAAAGGTTCGTGACGTACAGATCTCGCAGGATGGTCACCAAGCAACGGTGATCGTGCCGGACGATCAAGTCTCTCTTGCCATTGGCAAGCAAGGTCAGAACGTCCGCCTCGCATCGAAACTCACAGGCTACTCGCTGTCTCTTGTGAAGGAAGGCGCGGAGGACATCGAACTCATCGAGTTCCGTGATGAGATCGGTCGCGACGTCTTCGATCAACTCATTCAGGCTGGCGTCGATACCGCCCGTGAGTTCCTTGAGGCAGAGCCGGCGATGCTGCTGGCCATCGCACCGAAGGAGAAGATCGTGCGCATCCGCACGGTGATGCTCGAAGAATTTGAAGAACGTGAGAACCAAGACTACCTCGTTGCCCTGGATGAAGCTGCAACAGCAGCTGAGCTGGGAGAAGAGGCGGTTGAGGTAGCAGAAGACATCGCCGAATCGTATGCCGAGGACACACCGGAAGTGTACGAGCCGAGCGAAGAAGAAGCCCCGTCTGATACTGAAGTGGTATCTGAAGACGGAGACGAACAGGCAGCGGAATAA
- a CDS encoding acyl-CoA dehydrogenase family protein codes for MFTHPDYYNIDELLTEEEKLVRQTVRDFVDNEILPIIEHSAREGVFPLHLVKKMAEIGLFGITLPPEYGGAGMNYMCYGLAMQELERGDSGIRSFASVQSSLVMYPIYTYGSEEQKQKWLPRLAAGDAIGCFGLTEPDAGSNPSAMVTNAKKVDGGFILNGAKMWITNGTLADVAVVWAKLDGVVRGFLVEKGMKGFTAPEMKGKHSLRASVTSELVFQDVFLPEENILPGVEGLRGPLSCLTQARYGISWGVVGAAMSCYDSSLNYAKSRIAFDRPIAGFQLIQDKLVWMLNEITKAQLLCWRLAKIKENNTLRPQHVSLAKRNNCEMALTIARMSREIHGANGILDEYPVMRHAANLESVKTYEGTHEMHTLIIGQDITGISAFS; via the coding sequence ATGTTTACACACCCAGACTATTACAACATCGACGAGCTCCTCACTGAGGAGGAGAAACTTGTACGTCAGACCGTTCGGGACTTCGTTGACAACGAGATCCTGCCGATCATTGAGCACAGCGCTCGGGAGGGTGTGTTTCCGCTCCATTTGGTCAAGAAGATGGCGGAGATCGGCCTGTTTGGGATCACCCTGCCCCCTGAATATGGCGGAGCGGGGATGAACTACATGTGTTATGGGTTGGCCATGCAGGAGCTTGAGCGCGGCGATTCCGGGATCCGGTCTTTTGCCTCGGTCCAAAGCTCCCTGGTGATGTACCCCATTTACACGTACGGTTCCGAAGAGCAGAAGCAGAAGTGGCTCCCTCGCCTTGCAGCGGGTGATGCGATCGGGTGTTTCGGACTCACAGAGCCGGATGCCGGATCCAACCCTTCGGCCATGGTCACGAACGCCAAGAAGGTAGATGGCGGATTCATCCTCAACGGCGCCAAAATGTGGATCACCAACGGCACCCTGGCCGATGTGGCCGTTGTCTGGGCAAAGCTGGATGGGGTGGTAAGGGGCTTCTTGGTCGAAAAAGGCATGAAGGGCTTTACGGCGCCGGAAATGAAGGGTAAGCACTCGCTACGGGCTTCGGTAACGTCGGAATTGGTCTTCCAGGACGTTTTTCTACCAGAAGAGAACATTCTACCGGGCGTGGAAGGTCTCCGCGGACCGTTGTCGTGCCTGACCCAGGCGCGGTACGGCATCTCCTGGGGCGTGGTTGGTGCAGCTATGTCGTGTTATGACTCTTCCCTGAACTACGCCAAGAGCCGTATCGCCTTTGACAGGCCGATCGCCGGATTCCAGCTTATCCAGGACAAACTCGTTTGGATGCTCAATGAGATCACGAAGGCCCAGCTGCTGTGCTGGCGTCTCGCTAAGATCAAAGAAAACAACACCTTACGACCACAACACGTATCCCTGGCCAAGCGCAATAACTGCGAAATGGCCCTCACCATCGCCCGTATGAGTCGCGAGATCCACGGTGCCAACGGCATTCTGGATGAATATCCTGTGATGCGTCACGCTGCCAACCTAGAGTCTGTAAAGACCTATGAAGGCACCCATGAAATGCACACCCTGATCATTGGTCAGGACATTACGGGGATTTCAGCCTTCAGTTGA